CCGGTAGCCTTGGCAAGTATCACATCGTTTTCCGTTATGGCTCCTACATCCGCATGGAGTATCCGTATGTTTATATCCTCTACCTTTATTTCACTCAGCGCCTTCTTTAAAGCTTCCACAGAACCTACAGTGTCGGCTTTTATTATTAGCCTGAGCTCTTCTACTTCTCCCTCCTGTATTTTCTTGTACAGATCTTCCAAGGAGAGTGCCTTTGGAGCTTTTTCTTGCTGCTGCAGCTTTGTCCTATTTTCTTCAGCTAGTTCGCGTGCTGTCTTCTCATCGTCAACTACCTTTAGGGTATCTCCAGGTATGGGTAGGTCTTCAAAACCGAGTACCTCTACAGGTGTGGACGGTCCAGCTTCCTTTATGTTCCTCCCCTTGTCATCTATCATTGCCCTAACCCTACCGTAGGTGACACCAGCCACGAATACATCTCCTACCCTTAATGTTCCTTCCTGTACTAGAACTGTGGCTACAGGCCCCCTTTGTTTGTCCAGTTTGGCCTCTATTATCACTCCTTTGGCCTTCTTAGTAGGATCTGCTTTCAGTTCCAAAAGCTCAGCCAATAAAAGTATGTACTCTAAAAGCGTGTCCACGTTTTTACCAGTTTTGGCTGATATGTCTACAAAGATGGTATCTCCACCCCACTCTTCTGGTATAAGACCGAGTTCGGACAGTTCCCGCCTGACTTTCTGTGGATCGGCATCAGGCTTATCTATCTTGTTAACTGCTACTATTATGGGTAGGTTGAAAGCTCTAGCGTGGTTTATTGCCTCTATGGTCTGTGGCATTACTCCATCGTCTGCAGCAACCACCAGTACGGCTATGTCCGTTACTTGGGCACCACGCGCTCTTAGAGAAGTAAAAGCTTCGTGCCCTGGTGTATCCAAGAAAGTTATTTTTCTACCGTCTGGAAGCTCTACCATGGAGGCACCTATGTGTTGCGTTATACCACCCTTTTCCCTTGCTGCTACGTTTGTCTTCCTTATGGTATCAAGGAGGGTGGTCTTTCCGTGGTCTACGTGTCCCATAACCACCACTACAGGAGGTCTAGGTTGGAGGTTCTCAGATGATTCTTCACTCTTCTCTTCTACAGGTTTCTTTACGCTTTCCTGTTGCTGAGAATCCGTTTGTACAGTAAAGCCATAAGATTTAGCTATTTCAACAGCAACCTCATAAGGTACGCTATGGTTTATTGTCACCATAAGGCCTTTCTTAAGAAGGTCTGCCATTATCTGGTTGGCCGGGACTTCAAGGATGTTCGCAAGCTCT
The DNA window shown above is from Thermocrinis minervae and carries:
- the infB gene encoding translation initiation factor IF-2, which codes for MKGISIKELAKRFNTTEKKIKEILSEWGIEGKNDYITEDALKIIEEVLLEEQKEKKNGAQRGKTVYIPQEVTVRELANILEVPANQIMADLLKKGLMVTINHSVPYEVAVEIAKSYGFTVQTDSQQQESVKKPVEEKSEESSENLQPRPPVVVVMGHVDHGKTTLLDTIRKTNVAAREKGGITQHIGASMVELPDGRKITFLDTPGHEAFTSLRARGAQVTDIAVLVVAADDGVMPQTIEAINHARAFNLPIIVAVNKIDKPDADPQKVRRELSELGLIPEEWGGDTIFVDISAKTGKNVDTLLEYILLLAELLELKADPTKKAKGVIIEAKLDKQRGPVATVLVQEGTLRVGDVFVAGVTYGRVRAMIDDKGRNIKEAGPSTPVEVLGFEDLPIPGDTLKVVDDEKTARELAEENRTKLQQQEKAPKALSLEDLYKKIQEGEVEELRLIIKADTVGSVEALKKALSEIKVEDINIRILHADVGAITENDVILAKATGAIVIGFNTRPDVKAREAMEREKVDVRLYNIIYEVVDDVKKALKGLLKPIEKEVVLGSAEVRATFKIKGVGTVAGCYVLEGKIVRNARARLIRDGVVIYDGKIESLKRFKEDVQEVARGFECGVKLKDYNDVKVGDIIECYEVKLEERQI